The segment atttgaataattttaaaaagcgtgtaaagattttttttctttatgtgcttattttttctttatgtgctTCTATGTGAAAGAGATGTCAACTTAATAGAAAATGAAGACATTGTAATTAACACACAGCAGCAACATACTTCACCAGagcattttaaggaaaaatccAGGAATCTCATAATGCATTCTAAAATTTGAATTGTTACAAGTGAATCATTTACACAACCTTCAAGAACTTCCAGATTTTCCACACTTGGAACATaattacaaacaaaaccacGTAGTTCCAGAGGACAAGTGTCTGAATCACACCAGTATCCCACAACATACAAATCCAAAAGACAGGAGAGAACTGAAATTATCATTTTTTGTAAACCTTTTACAGCAAACACTGTGGACCACATCTGTTTCTGCAGCTTGCCAGTGAGTTGTATACattcctggaaaacaaaaaagaaaaatagacatTCTTCTTGCTGCTCCATGATGTACCTTCTCCACAGACTACCATGAAAGTCAGCTCCTCCTTTCCTTGTTTGTTCACAAGCTGAACCACAGATGTGATGGCAGTAGGGAACAGACTAGGTCTATCATAATTCAGTTCTAAACGTGTGCTTTAATTGCTTatgagtttttaattttgaaaattcaaaGTTCAAATTCACAAATTGTGTTCATGTTCACTAACGGTCAGtgggttatttttaaataaactgtaaGAAATATGACCACAGAGCATATGAGTTAGGTTTCAGAAGAGGAACCCTGCTGCCAGTCAAGCTGCAAACTGTTGATTGTCCAAATCATAAGTTCCAGGGGGACACTCtggtttttctttaaatacatattttatcaACTGGTCATTCTTCAAATGATATCTGGTTTAGAGCAGTCATGGAAAGACTAAGCtctgtaataaaaatgtttctcatttgaatttcttttacttcttgACTGTGCATTCAAGGGAGGAAGCAATAGCAAATTCTGAGAAAGGAAACTTCCATCCCAAAAAATCTCACAGCCAACACACTGCTGAGTTCATGAATAAAGCAACAATATACAGGAGGAGAACATACAGCCTGACCAAGCATGCATAACAGGAAGCAATGCATTTATAGAAGGCCAGGGCAGATCAGCCATCAAGGCAAAGCTTTCTACTAGAGCAGGACATTACACCAGAACAGCAGTCAAGAAGGGGTCACTGGGTCCCATCACTGAATACAGAGAGATGAGATATGAAAGAAATAAGTCACAATGAGAACATGAACTTGCTAAGAGCATTTTTTCAACCTTAAGCAACGTGGCCATTAATGGGGGCTCAGAGTAAAGAGCACTGAACTGTAGCCCTCCCACTCTACTGACCTGTTCCAGAGTCCTGGGCAAACCACTTGACCTCACCACACttgtttttccagctgcaaaacaCCAGCAAGATCACAGGGACCTGAGGAAAAGTTTCACACTTATATAAAACTGCAAGACATAGCAGGACACAAGTGTTTCTGTATCTCAAGTTTGTTCCTTACCTCCCATATCAATTTGTCTATCACTTTATCACACCTCTGGCTACAAACTTAATCTTATTTTCTCATAAAGTTATATTGTTTTCTCATATTGTTCTGCAGTAGTTGTGCTTATAAACATTAACATGACAGCAATTTAACAACTCTAGCAACTAAGAGTATCAACATCCTACTAAactttttttactgtcttttttcAGAAGCCTTTTTACTTGACAATCTTTGAATGCATTTTGCCTCATCTAATCCCACAGAGCTagaaattacttgaaaatactGAATTGTTTACTAAATTGTAGCCTACCAGCTAAAACTATGTAGCCCTTCTGAAAACAATGTGTTTTCCCCAGCCCATGATGACAAACAAAAGTGCACAATTAATTGAGCAGCAGTTAACTTCAAAACACATCAGAGCAAAACTTAACAAGCTGTGAATCAAAGAATTTGGTTCTCACATGAGAGGTTCAGGTCACAGTTTGTGCAATACATTTCAATTTGGTTGGGGAatcactgaaaaagaaaccagGAGCCCCTTATCTATTGTGCCACTTCCAAAGATACTTTTCAGTATAAGGGCAGTTCTCTATCTACTGAAGCTCAAAGCACAAATGAAAACATAAGGAAGGTAAATCAACAATACTTTTAAATTTCATGCAATGCTctacttcaaaagaaaatgctgttgaAAAGGAAACTTGCTCAAGCCATTGTACTGTCTTCTGTTAGAAGTTAATTAGTAAATTAATGCCactttaaaagaggaaaaaacaagaaaattatgATAGCCCAGAAGTTGAACAGATTCACAGATCCACATCCAGAAAACATCCTGAAGAAGCAGTAAAATGTATCCTGCTTGAGCAACCATCATTTAAACAAAGCTGCAGGTTCTGTCTTACTTGCTTGACAGCTCATGAACAAACACAGCAGCCCTTGACAAAAGAATAAGTAATGACAATAAAGGTTTGATATAAGAGATAATGAGCACAAATGAGGTCCTCTTAAAAACTGTGACCTGAAACATGTTTCAAAGTTGAGAACTCCCCTGTTAAAATGCTGCTACTATCATGATTCCACCTGATTGTAATTTATTCCACTAGCTACCACCAAAGTACAGTTAATTTTAAAGCCAAAAGCATAGATTATGCTGCTTCTGATTTGGAGCATTTTCTGCCACATTCAATACAGAgtggttttaaataaaagagaaacttAAAATGCCACACTTCCTCAAAACTCAGCATGGTCCTAAGAAAGTCATGATTCTCTCACCCCTTAACACCCCTTCTGCTTCTTCTACAAAGCTAGTGGCAGCAATGACAAATTACTTATTTGGAAAGCAAGGtttaagaaatagaaataaatggGTTAAAGCACTGAAGTTCTACGAATTTTTGTGGTGGAAACCAGCTACACTGGTGCAAAGTCTCTTCACAAAGGCTTCAGTTTGAAGTTTTCTACTGCATTGTTGATTTCTGCTATTGTGATAaccaaggaataaaaaaaatccacagcatTTTAAACAAGCAcacaggaggggaaagaaaaaaaaaagaacccaacacaaaagcaaacaaacaaaaaagatccAAGTAAAGCAATTCACTGCTACCCCAGTTTGGGTCAAAAATTCACCTAGGTTGCCAGAACTGAAATGCAGTGTGAAACATTCTTAGGAAGCCAAACAGGTGAAACTGAgataaactaaaaattaaagaCACCATACCTTCTATGTGTGTGTCCAGAAAATCAGTACTATGAAAATCACTttcaatgttttcatttaagtCAATTCACATAAGCAACAATAGACTCAAAAAAACTCCTGCTTTTTTACTAGTTTTGTCAGGTTTccaaaaatcagcatttttccaCTAGACCCTTCAAGCACAGATGAGCTGTGCTTTCTGGATCATGGCTTTGGATAATGCTGCTCCAGATTTGTTCTCAAGGTAGATTCTGGTTGGAAGCAGTCATGCCTTCTACAAGAGAacaaaaaagaccccaaacacaaatgactgtttttttttaaacccaaaaATTCTAAGATCAGCAAACCTGAAACTATTACTGGAGATCAATTACTCTCCTATATAGATATTCCTATGAAAACATCATAGATGACATTTATTCCATTTGATGtctccatttaaaaaacatctaactaaattttttgtattaaaacaTCTATTTATAAACTGGGATGGTTAAAATTCCATTCTCCAACAATATAGTGTATAACACGTATATGTATTGTATGTGTATAACAATATAGTGTGTGTAGTAATTAACTGTAGCTTCCCAACAGGGACAGAACACCACTAGATGTTATTTAAATGCTAACAAATCAGTTAAACTAAGACTGTGGACAGGTGCTGCACCAGGGGGTTCAATGTTCTTGATGTCACTCAAGGTGAGGAAAGTCAAATCAATCCATACTGGCAACAGCTGATGATCTATTAGAACAGAAAGCTTCAGTGTTAACTGATCTAAGATGGTCCTGTAACTGGAGTCAAACTCTGCACCACCACAAACCTCTCTCCCACCCTCCCAACATCTGTCACATTTTGGCACAGGCATACACTTTCAACCAACACATCTATTGAGTGTACAAACAGCAGATTCAGAAATACACTTTTTTCCAATATAGTCACTGTAATCTCTGAGTGAATGTTTGGATTTATGTTCTTTGCATATACCAAGtcctgcagtatttttttgcaGAGTACTGGACAGGTGCTCTACTAAAGTCTGTTGTAGTAAAACAACTGAATCCACACATAGAAAATCCATATTTAATGTTCATGTTTACATACAACACTTAGCAAGAAGAGAATAGAATCTAATGCTTAGAGACCATCTTTGAATGCTTTCAGTAGCAGGTcagctgccagcccaggagACAAGACACCAGTCAGAACCTTTTCTTCCAGAAGTGGAATCTTATCCTTGACTGCTGGGTGATTCTGGAAGTGTTCCAACATATTTTCTTGGATGAGATTCCACATCCACACCTTCTGCTGCCTCCGGCGTTTGGCAATCAACTCCCCACTGGTGAGCATAAGGTCACgaaattctgtcattttttcccacatttctgAGACACCTTCTCCAGTTTTGGCAGAGATACGCAATACCTGTTGGAGTCACAAGGATTTTTAAAACCAAGAGACCACTGGGCTGGAGGGTTCAAGTAGTTTTGGGTTGCTgcttggttgtttgttttggtttggttttttttttttaatcccaaaaTTTGAATTCTACCAACTGTCAGTGGGCCCCGAGATCCACAGTATTTGGGAATAACAGGCCTTGTCCAACTGCTGGTAGAATGAGTAAGAATAACTCTTAATGAGGCCTTTAGCTAAAAGCTACTGTATTGCTGGCTTAAACTACAGTTAATTACATATGCTGGTAGATATAATCTGGTAGCTACTCTCGTGCActtaaaatattccagaaaggaggtatttaaactatttttaacatttgttttttaGACTAGGCATTCAATTTGTCAAAAGTATTTCAGGCATCTAACATGATCTTTTAACTGGAACAGTTacggggtttttttgttttaaaaatgtctctttACCCAATCTAATGACTTGGATACAACCCCTACACatcagtattttccttctttcagttGTCACACAGTGCCATCACTAAAAGAGGGAGATTTCTGATAACCTTTTTAATTCATTTGTCTCAAACACTTGTTTCGGGTCACATTTATCAGACATGACCTCTCATCAGAtctagaaacaaaaattacaaaattatgcCTAAGACTCAAGCAGCCCAGTTCATTTAAAAGTAATACAATGGGTCAATTTTAATACCAAAGTAGAGCATATAAAGGGAGTGaggggtgtgtggggtgtgtgtgctCACTTACTTTATATACACATATTAAGAACCAGTACTGAGTATTTTCCTTAATAATTTACCACAAccttttgaataaaaatggaataCTGCATTAAAACTAAAGGCCCAGAGGGTGAGAATTCCAATAATCTAAGGATTGCATAAACAAGTGGATGAGGCTCTTGCCCATGATCTCTGACCATGTGCGAAATTACAAAAAAGTTAGGCAATAAAGGTAACACTTGAACAAGTGAAAGAACAAAGATAATCACAAGCTTCAGAGCTATAAAAGTGGAAGAAATAGTTTATGGGACATTTAAAGATATGCATAGTTTACAAAAGCAAGACAAGTCTGTGGCACTACGGATGTTAGTAGTAGGTCTGCTAGTGCTGAGACTGTAGCTCAGGACAGAAACTAAGGGAAGCAGGACTGGCTTTGCACAGTGTTCCATGTGGCACACCTTGAGATCAGAGGGgaaacagaaacagcagcaatcAGCTCTCTAGCACAGTGCAAAACTaaacagaactgaaatgttTATAAAAGAGCCCAGGAAGACTGGTATAGCAAGATGAGATGATAACAACCCTAATTCATTCAGTACTTTTtctggggggagggaaaaaaaagaaaaaaaaccccaagcacaaaaccaaaactcaaacaaaacaaaacaaaaaacccactcacACACCCCTTCCTTCCCAAACCACAGTGAAATTTACAAACCTTTGGTCTCCAAACCTTGGATCGTTTGCGAAGCAGCTTCATGGCACTCACGTATTCCGCTTGTATCCTTCGTGCAGGAACAACTAAATCACCATCAGCTTTATTTATAGCAACTAAATCTGCCACCTCAATTATACCCCGTTTGATACCCTAAATGGAACatggaaagaaattctgaatATCCAGAAGGATCATGACATTGATGATTTATCACAAAAATTAGTTCAAAATGGTTTGTTAGTTTCTGGTGGCTCTTGCTAAGTTTTCCATGTGTGCATGTGCTGGTTATGCAAGAGTAGCACCAACAGACTCTATCATCACAAGTTATCACTCTATTTTGACATAAGAAAACTAAATATGGATATCAGAGTTTATATAGTAACTTATCTCATATGTAGATACTTGAGTTTAACCATAACATGACCAAGTCTGCAAGCCCATTTATGTTGATTTCTGATTTCCTATAATACAAAGCCACCAAAATCATATCCAACTAGTAAGTACTCAAAAAGTCAGTCAGGGAGTATAAGAATTTTACATCCTAATACTTCCAAAACCAGGGGGGTTATCAGTCCTAACTGTGCAATAAATTGATAAAATACTGAAGACTTCCATAGTAGCAGTGTAATTACAAACTGCTACTGATATGGACTTTATGCACAGACAGATACTACACCCTGGATGCAAGTTTCTCTTTCTAGTCCTAGGCAATACTTagtaagagaaaacaaaaaatacctgtAATTCATCTCCACCTGCAGGTGGTAGAAGTAATATAAACATATCAACCATATCAGCCACAGCAAATTCTGACTGTCCCACAcctacaaaattaaattaaaatccaaaGTTCACCATTTATTGCAAACTTTCAGTCACATTAATGACAGTAATTATGACAGAACCCAGGACTGCACCATGACCAAACCCCTGTAACAAAGACAACATGAAACATAACAGTACAAAATAGTGGttttacaaaacaaacaggACTAGAAAATTGACAGAATGGGCATTCGTTTTCAACCAGGGACCACGTATGAAAGCATGAGAAAAATCAAAGATTAAAGCAGGTAATTAATAACACACTTTATTTAGGTATCACAAAAGGATAATTAAAACCCCAAGTACATACCTACTGTTTCCACAAGAACAACATCATAGCCTCCTCCTTCACACAGCAGAATGGCTTCATTTGTGGTCCTTGTTACACCTCCCAGTGTCCCTCTGGTTGGAGATGGTCTGATGTAGGCATTCAGGTCTCTTGACAGTTCAGTCATCCGTGTTTTATCACCCAATAGAGAACCTCAAACATTTTATGTGAAATCAtttcaaaagtgaaaaacagCCAAACCCTCCCCCCACTCCAACAAACAAGTGAGACAAGACTGATGTCTTGGAAGTCATTCAAATAAGAATATCTCAATAGCCATTTCTAAAAGCTTTGCTGAGGACTAGGAAGCTACTGCTTGGTTCTTCCACCTATCAGAAGCTGGAAAGGCCTGATAAACAGACTTTACCAgataggaagaatttcttctagGTCAGAATGAATTCTGCAGTTCTTGAATAGCAATGATGGTCAATGATACTTTACCAGGGATCCTTGAAATGAGTACAgtcaataaaaatcaaaaatttcCTATCAAGAACTAACAAATGTTCTAAAATCCTACCTTATCTGTATGCTCAGATTGCAGAATTTTCTAAATagttttaaactaatttttaaactgTGCAGTGACCAGCATTATCAATGTGGAAATACAAGGAGAAATGAATGCCCTTCTACTCCTTCATTcacagggaaacaaacaaatgagagaaaaagagagaaaactgcaACCCTCAAAAGCTTCGAAGTTGTAAAGCAGCATTTGACATGGCAAATAAAGAAACCTCACAAAATTAGGACTCTGATACATATTTCCCAGTTTCATAACACACTGGGAAAcaatgaaaacttttctttttaatattttacatttataggccccgaattttccctccattttGTCTGAAGAGCTACTCCTATAGTTGAGAAAGCATTACAAACTTGACCCAAACTTTAATTCACACTCACCACCACTTGTGCTAGAGGAAGGGTCTACAGCCAGCACAGAcactttgtgttttctttctgtaagcattttcccaaagcattctatgaaGGTGGAtttcccagcaccaggaggacCAGACAAGCCTAAATAAtcatattaggaagaaaaacacatttcgtcaatcaaataaataaaacatcacATGAACACTGTCAACCCCTAAGAGGATAAGAAGCCATACTTTAGCACAATATCACAACaaaggcaaaggaaagcaaTGGCACATGGCATCTACCCAACAAAGCAGTTGAAATTGACCTGAGACACCCAACACACCAGCACTCACTCCACCATCCCTCATCCTAACCCATCCCAATATAAGACTGTCTTTACCCAGCCTTATTTCCTCTCCTCCAAATAAATTTCTCTGTTGACTAGCACCACTtc is part of the Heliangelus exortis chromosome 10, bHelExo1.hap1, whole genome shotgun sequence genome and harbors:
- the MMAA gene encoding methylmalonic aciduria type A protein, mitochondrial isoform X1, with the protein product MKISLLLRFPHRYFPGRTSLRNFHFTSRADFLHIESLMPAHCCPTKWICSSHSLRRQLCQQVAPDQQIEGFSDREQRLVDRLYNGLIQGHRACLAEAITLVESAHSRKKKIAQVLLQKVLSYHREQEKLNQGKPLAFRVGLSGPPGAGKSTFIECFGKMLTERKHKVSVLAVDPSSSTSGGSLLGDKTRMTELSRDLNAYIRPSPTRGTLGGVTRTTNEAILLCEGGGYDVVLVETVGVGQSEFAVADMVDMFILLLPPAGGDELQGIKRGIIEVADLVAINKADGDLVVPARRIQAEYVSAMKLLRKRSKVWRPKVLRISAKTGEGVSEMWEKMTEFRDLMLTSGELIAKRRRQQKVWMWNLIQENMLEHFQNHPAVKDKIPLLEEKVLTGVLSPGLAADLLLKAFKDGL
- the MMAA gene encoding methylmalonic aciduria type A protein, mitochondrial isoform X2, with protein sequence MKISLLLRFPHRYFPGRTSLRNFHFTSRADFLHIESLMPAHCCPTKWICSSHSLRRQLCQQVAPDQQIEGFSDREQRLVDRLYNGLIQGHRACLAEAITLVESAHSRKKKIAQVLLQKVLSYHREQEKLNQGKPLAFRVGLSGPPGAGKSTFIECFGKMLTERKHKVSVLAVDPSSSTSGGSLLGDKTRMTELSRDLNAYIRPSPTRGTLGGVTRTTNEAILLCEGGGYDVVLVETVGVGQSEFAVADMVDMFILLLPPAGGDELQGIKRGIIEVADLVAINKADGDLVVPARRIQAEYVSAMKLLRKRSKVLRISAKTGEGVSEMWEKMTEFRDLMLTSGELIAKRRRQQKVWMWNLIQENMLEHFQNHPAVKDKIPLLEEKVLTGVLSPGLAADLLLKAFKDGL